One genomic region from Phoenix dactylifera cultivar Barhee BC4 unplaced genomic scaffold, palm_55x_up_171113_PBpolish2nd_filt_p 000821F, whole genome shotgun sequence encodes:
- the LOC120107308 gene encoding uncharacterized protein LOC120107308 has translation MRILAWNCKGAAKPSFMSSFKRLVQVHCPEICFISETRLSGEGLVRLRRRLGRDWESYAVDSRGLSGGILLLWRRGVATFDVFHNCPQQVVMIVSTPDVAPWVLCGVYASTDYRVRRVLWQEITSLTAQGVPTVVVGDFNCILSSSDKRGGAAFMDRADRREFRDFVSRTGLVDLGFSGPQFTWCNNQLGSARVWERLDRAFASPDWILRFSTCRVSHLPRIASDHCPLLISTSSGPSHHSPFRFEKVWLSYPQSWDIVREAWRTPVRGDAMHRVSRKLELAKRRLRRWNRETVGDIFRRVEGVETAISELQRKEDLEGELSVDDMGDLRGLLATHHSLLRQHEIFWRQKSRVQWVHEGDRNTSFFHRSTIIWRQRSTIHSLRDGSGHRVEGEPAIRQVLLDFFRDRWTADEESGDRDHPLRMDARIEDTENAALVRPVSAQEVQEAV, from the coding sequence ATGAGGATCCTAGCCTGGAATTGTAAgggggcggccaagccgtcCTTCATGTCATCCTTCAAACGGTTAGTGCAAGTTCATTGTCCGGAGATCTGCTTCATCAGCGAGACCCGGCTATCTGGTGAGGGGCTTGTACGTTTGAGACGGCGCTTGGGGAGGGACTGGGAGTCATACGCAGTCGATTCCCGAGGGCTGTCGGGAGGTATTCTGCTACTGTGGAGGCGAGGGGTGGCAACCTTTGATGTCTTCCACAACTGCCCCCAACAGGTAGTTATGATTGTTTCGACACCGGATGTTGCCCCATGGGTTTTGTGTGGGGTGTACGCGAGCACAGATTATAGGGTCAGGAGAGTCCTCTGGCAGGAGATCACCAGCCTTACCGCCCAGGGTGTCCCGACAGTTGTAGTTGGCGACTTTAATTGCATATTGAGTTCGAGCGACAAGAGGGGCGGGGCAGCCTTTATGGATAGAGCGGACAGGAGGGAGTTTCGCGATTTTGTGTCGCGTACTGGCCTGGTGGACTTAGGATTCTCTGGACCTCAGTTTacttggtgcaataatcagctcggcagtgctagggtttgggagcgTCTAGATAGGGCCTTTGCGTCCCCGGACTGGATCCTCCGTTTTTCTACCTGCAGGGTTAGTCACCTACCCCGGATCGCCTCAGACCATTGCCCCCTGCTGATTTCCACATCATCGGGACCTAGTCATCATAGCCCCTTCcgctttgagaaggtttggctatcataccCCCAGTCCTGGGATATTGTTCGTGAGGCATGGCGCACCCCGGTGCGTGGAGATGCTATGCACCGGGTGTCGCGCAAACTAGAATTGGCCAAGAGGCGTCTTCGGCGGTGGAACCGTGAGACTGTGGGTGATATCTTTCGAAGAGTAGAGGGGGTAGAGACTGCGATCTCTGAGTTGCAGCGGAAAGAAGATCTAGAAGGTGAGCTCTCGGTGGATGATATGGGTGATCTCCGGGGGCTTCTAGCGACCCACCACTCACTACTACGGCAGCACGAGATCTTCTGGCGACAGAAATCTCGAGTTCAGTGGGTACATGAGGGTGACCGCAATACTAGTTTCTTCCACCGGTCTACGATTATCTGGAGGCAGCGGAGCACTATCCACTCGCTGCGAGACGGGTCTGGACATCGGGTGGAAGGTGAGCCTGCCATTCGCCAGGTTTTGTTGGACTTCTTCCGTGACAG